In Acholeplasma equirhinis, the following proteins share a genomic window:
- a CDS encoding histidine phosphatase family protein, which translates to MEVILIRHGEPRYDEVEARGYFGMGWELGKLTERGKEQAEKVSNDPRLKGASIILSSPYTRALETAAIISRNTEIKIEVENDLHEWMPDITHKFIYNGQLAYEDYIASKGIRTNNHKYHWETYESLKERVTKAILKHKDLEKIIVVCHGIVMSSLTYFEDLIEHCGIREVIL; encoded by the coding sequence ATGGAAGTAATTTTAATTAGACATGGTGAACCAAGATATGATGAGGTAGAAGCTCGAGGATATTTTGGTATGGGTTGGGAGTTAGGTAAACTCACAGAACGTGGAAAAGAACAAGCAGAAAAAGTTAGTAATGATCCAAGATTAAAAGGTGCATCAATCATCTTATCCTCTCCTTATACAAGAGCTCTTGAAACTGCTGCAATCATATCAAGAAATACAGAAATCAAAATTGAAGTAGAAAATGACTTACATGAATGGATGCCTGATATCACGCATAAGTTTATTTATAACGGTCAACTTGCATATGAAGATTATATCGCAAGCAAAGGTATTAGAACCAATAATCATAAATATCATTGGGAAACTTATGAATCTTTGAAAGAACGTGTTACCAAAGCCATTTTAAAACATAAAGATTTGGAAAAAATAATTGTCGTATGTCATGGTATCGTGATGAGTAGTTTGACTTACTTTGAAGATTTGATTGAACATTGTGGCATTAGAGAAGTAATACTATAA